In one window of Limnohabitans sp. MORI2 DNA:
- a CDS encoding FliI/YscN family ATPase: MLDFAQEVQTALPKLRTPEPQRSGTLVRLVGLTLETRGIMAPLGACCEVIGQQGHRVEAEVVGFNDKTLYLMPFTDPVGVGPGDTVRVMSNSGQVSLGNELLGRVLDGRGVPIDGKPMPHLPDQLSLLGCPLNPMERGPIEEILDVGVKAINGALTIGRGQRIGLVAGSGVGKSVLLGMLTRFTKADIVVIGLIGERGREVQAFIHESLGEEGLAKSVVIAAPANVSPVLRLKATHMTHVIAEYFRDQGKNVLMLCDSLTRVAHAQREIGLAIGEPPTAKGYPPSVFALLPNLIERGGVGRHGHGSITSIYTVLAEGDDGNDPIVDIARASLDGQVMLSRRLADQAHYPAIDLNGSISRVMQILVNSDELKQSNKLRRLWSVYQQNADLVQVGAYESGSNPELDEAIRIREQMVDFLRQDMDKGEDYAMTRSRLSQMLS, translated from the coding sequence ATGCTCGACTTTGCTCAAGAAGTTCAAACCGCGTTGCCCAAACTGCGCACACCAGAGCCGCAACGCAGCGGTACATTGGTGCGCTTGGTGGGCCTGACTTTAGAAACGCGCGGCATCATGGCCCCTTTGGGGGCTTGCTGCGAAGTGATTGGTCAGCAAGGCCACCGTGTCGAGGCAGAAGTGGTGGGCTTCAACGACAAAACGCTTTACCTGATGCCTTTCACCGATCCGGTCGGCGTGGGCCCAGGTGACACCGTGCGTGTGATGAGCAACTCAGGCCAAGTGAGTTTGGGCAATGAATTGCTCGGTCGTGTGCTGGATGGTCGTGGCGTGCCGATTGATGGCAAGCCTATGCCTCATTTGCCCGACCAGCTCAGCTTGTTAGGCTGCCCGCTCAACCCCATGGAGCGCGGCCCGATTGAAGAAATTTTGGATGTGGGTGTCAAGGCCATCAACGGTGCTTTGACGATTGGCCGCGGTCAACGTATTGGTCTGGTGGCTGGCTCTGGTGTGGGTAAGAGTGTGCTCTTGGGCATGCTCACGCGCTTTACCAAAGCCGACATCGTGGTGATTGGTTTGATTGGCGAACGTGGCCGTGAGGTACAGGCTTTTATTCACGAATCTTTGGGTGAAGAAGGTTTGGCCAAGTCGGTGGTGATTGCCGCGCCCGCCAACGTGTCGCCTGTGCTGCGCCTCAAAGCCACGCACATGACGCACGTGATTGCTGAATACTTCCGCGACCAAGGCAAAAACGTCTTGATGCTGTGCGACAGCTTGACCCGTGTGGCCCATGCGCAGCGCGAAATTGGTTTGGCCATTGGCGAGCCACCTACCGCCAAAGGTTACCCACCTTCGGTGTTTGCTTTGTTGCCTAACCTCATTGAGCGTGGTGGTGTGGGTCGCCATGGCCATGGTTCCATCACTTCGATTTACACCGTGCTCGCCGAAGGCGATGACGGCAACGACCCTATCGTGGACATTGCACGTGCGTCGCTTGACGGGCAAGTGATGTTGTCACGCCGCTTGGCTGACCAAGCGCATTACCCTGCGATTGATTTGAACGGTTCAATTTCGCGTGTGATGCAAATCTTGGTCAATTCGGACGAGTTGAAGCAGTCCAACAAGTTGCGCCGCTTGTGGTCTGTCTACCAACAAAACGCTGATCTTGTGCAAGTGGGCGCGTATGAATCGGGTTCCAACCCCGAGTTGGATGAAGCCATTCGCATTCGTGAACAAATGGTCGACTTCTTGCGCCAAGACATGGACAAGGGCGAAGACTACGCCATGACTCGTAGCCGCTTGAGCCAAATGCTGTCATGA
- the fliJ gene encoding flagellar export protein FliJ has protein sequence MKPRAAWPVLAKKAKEKCDEAFAELKKARDRVTHLEQSRERMELLYADYVVRSKEAESRPHSMAETLNFRGFMQQLQALISRVNIDMNEAQHAVEVKRLALKAAEQKRIQMDTLVEQDLKAVREYHRKREQKEMDAAGVTLYNLKH, from the coding sequence ATGAAGCCCCGTGCCGCATGGCCCGTGTTGGCCAAAAAAGCCAAAGAGAAATGCGATGAAGCGTTCGCAGAACTCAAAAAAGCACGCGACCGTGTGACGCACTTGGAGCAAAGCCGCGAACGCATGGAGTTGCTGTATGCCGACTATGTGGTGCGCAGCAAAGAGGCGGAGAGTCGTCCACACAGCATGGCAGAGACCTTGAACTTTCGCGGCTTCATGCAACAACTCCAGGCCTTGATCAGTCGTGTGAACATTGACATGAATGAAGCCCAACACGCTGTTGAGGTCAAACGTTTAGCGCTCAAGGCCGCTGAGCAAAAGCGCATTCAGATGGATACCTTGGTTGAACAAGACTTGAAGGCGGTTCGCGAATATCACCGCAAGCGAGAGCAAAAAGAGATGGATGCCGCGGGCGTCACGCTCTACAACCTCAAGCACTAA
- a CDS encoding flagellar biosynthetic protein FliO — protein sequence MQSFDWGQFIASTFSVLLLLVGALWWVKRSRGFATHGGEEKRIQVLEALPLSLKHKMVLIQVDNQMVLTSVSPAEVKTLHAWTQEPSHAA from the coding sequence ATGCAAAGTTTCGATTGGGGTCAATTCATCGCCAGCACCTTCAGTGTGTTGTTACTGCTCGTGGGCGCATTGTGGTGGGTCAAGCGAAGCCGTGGCTTTGCAACCCACGGCGGTGAAGAAAAACGCATTCAGGTGTTGGAGGCCTTGCCTTTGAGCTTGAAGCACAAGATGGTGCTCATTCAAGTCGACAACCAGATGGTGTTGACCAGTGTCAGTCCGGCAGAAGTGAAAACACTGCATGCGTGGACGCAGGAGCCAAGTCATGCTGCGTAA
- the fliP gene encoding flagellar type III secretion system pore protein FliP (The bacterial flagellar biogenesis protein FliP forms a type III secretion system (T3SS)-type pore required for flagellar assembly.): MLRKPITKKILYVILGLLLLALTSLPMMAHAQGIPLVNVSGGKGGQQYSMSLQLLGLMTTLTLLPSMLLMMTSFVRIIIVLSILRQAIGTAQTPPNTVLVGLALFLTFFIMSPVFETVYKEAVGPYMNGNLDFDKALIKAEVPVRDFMTKQTREDDIAMFMQIANRRELDDATQVPFTTLMPAFITSEIKSAFTIGFLIYIPFVVIDLIVASVLMSMGMMMLSPMIISMPIKLMLFVLIDGWTLLMASLANSFVF; this comes from the coding sequence ATGCTGCGTAAGCCCATCACCAAAAAAATTCTTTACGTCATCTTGGGCTTGCTCTTGCTGGCGTTGACTTCATTGCCCATGATGGCGCATGCGCAAGGCATACCGTTGGTCAATGTGAGCGGTGGCAAGGGTGGCCAGCAATACAGCATGAGCCTGCAATTGCTGGGGTTGATGACAACGCTCACGCTGTTGCCATCCATGCTGCTGATGATGACGTCGTTTGTGCGCATCATCATCGTGCTATCAATCTTGCGTCAGGCCATCGGCACTGCCCAAACACCACCCAATACCGTGTTGGTGGGTTTGGCACTGTTCCTTACCTTTTTCATCATGTCGCCCGTGTTTGAAACGGTCTACAAAGAAGCGGTGGGTCCTTATATGAATGGCAACCTCGACTTTGACAAAGCCTTGATCAAAGCCGAAGTGCCTGTGCGTGACTTCATGACCAAGCAAACACGCGAAGACGACATCGCCATGTTCATGCAAATCGCCAACCGCCGCGAGTTGGATGACGCCACACAAGTGCCTTTCACGACACTGATGCCTGCATTCATCACGTCTGAAATCAAGAGTGCTTTCACGATTGGTTTCTTGATTTACATCCCGTTTGTGGTGATTGACTTGATCGTCGCCAGCGTGTTGATGTCGATGGGCATGATGATGTTGTCGCCCATGATTATTTCAATGCCGATCAAGCTCATGTTGTTCGTGCTGATTGACGGTTGGACGCTGTTGATGGCGTCTCTGGCCAACAGCTTTGTTTTCTAA
- the fliQ gene encoding flagellar biosynthesis protein FliQ has translation MDSAAVVDLARQALWMTMIISGPLLAVGLIVGLVVGIFQAATSINEQTLSFIPKILAVGLTMSLAGGWMINTMVDYTKSIFTRIPSLFM, from the coding sequence ATGGATAGCGCAGCAGTTGTAGATTTGGCCCGCCAAGCCCTGTGGATGACGATGATCATCTCGGGCCCCTTGTTGGCAGTGGGTTTGATTGTGGGTTTGGTGGTTGGTATTTTTCAGGCCGCTACGTCGATCAACGAACAAACCTTGAGTTTCATTCCGAAAATTTTGGCGGTGGGTTTGACCATGTCACTCGCTGGTGGTTGGATGATCAACACCATGGTGGATTACACCAAGAGCATCTTCACCCGCATTCCAAGCCTGTTCATGTAA
- the fliR gene encoding flagellar biosynthetic protein FliR — protein sequence MNASLIEILDKFLVVIWPMLRLSAFLAFTSIFSIRAVNMRIRISLAFAMSFFVTQYIEIPKIDPVTADGLMEIARQILIGLTLGLVFQVASAALVVAGQAISGSMGLSMANMVDPNMGSVPVLSQLFNVMGTLVFLGMGGHLIVFGLVIESFKLLPIGQPFFSQDMLGKMINWSSMMFLGALLIALPVMMTLLFINIGLGFVARAAPSLNIFTVGFPALILMGFLVLIFSMGSNVARMDWVWTQAFMTLRSYLGG from the coding sequence ATGAACGCCTCACTCATTGAAATCCTAGACAAGTTTTTGGTCGTCATCTGGCCAATGCTTCGCTTGTCTGCGTTTTTGGCGTTCACGTCTATTTTTTCGATTCGTGCCGTGAACATGCGCATCCGCATTTCACTGGCGTTTGCGATGTCATTTTTTGTCACGCAATACATTGAAATTCCAAAGATTGATCCCGTTACCGCCGATGGCTTGATGGAAATTGCCCGTCAAATTCTGATTGGTTTGACATTGGGCTTGGTCTTTCAAGTCGCCTCGGCTGCATTGGTGGTGGCAGGGCAGGCAATTTCGGGCTCCATGGGCTTGTCGATGGCCAACATGGTCGACCCGAATATGGGGAGCGTGCCGGTTCTGTCGCAGCTCTTCAATGTCATGGGTACCTTGGTGTTCTTAGGGATGGGTGGCCACTTGATTGTGTTTGGCTTGGTCATCGAATCATTCAAACTGTTGCCGATTGGGCAGCCGTTTTTTAGTCAGGACATGCTGGGCAAGATGATCAACTGGAGCTCCATGATGTTCTTGGGCGCGCTGTTGATCGCATTGCCTGTGATGATGACGCTGCTGTTTATCAACATCGGTTTAGGTTTCGTGGCACGCGCTGCACCTAGTTTGAATATTTTCACGGTAGGTTTCCCCGCGCTGATTTTGATGGGGTTTTTGGTGCTGATCTTTTCCATGGGCAGCAATGTGGCCCGCATGGATTGGGTATGGACGCAAGCATTCATGACGTTGCGTTCGTATTTAGGAGGCTGA
- the flhB gene encoding flagellar biosynthesis protein FlhB, which yields MSEESSQDKTEEPTAQRLKKAREDGQIARSQELAPAAMMVIATLFFSMMGQYLFNSMSNLFKHQLQFDRRITDKAELLPAIFGSSMVDGFLIVLPLMAVLYVIAVLSTTLAGGFIFSPQLIMPKFSKLNPMTGLARMFGKDALVNLGKAVLKFLLVGAILLVSVMNNLNDLTHISQMDLNVAIKLAGTIIVDSCLWLSLGLVLVALVDVPLQRHQLNEKLKMTKQEVKDEMKNSEGNPEVKGQIRRRQHEILNNKMMSKVKDADVVITNPTHFAVALSYDPMGDGAPLLVAKGEDGLAARIREEAKEHNVYIFEAPLLARALYFTTKLDHPIPEALYHAVAQVIAYVFSLNQSYGRGQEVVKPSPTIPDEMKFDSNGVLMNS from the coding sequence ATGTCGGAAGAAAGCAGCCAAGATAAAACCGAAGAACCGACGGCGCAGCGGTTGAAGAAAGCCCGTGAAGACGGGCAGATTGCACGTTCGCAAGAATTAGCGCCTGCGGCCATGATGGTGATTGCCACCTTGTTTTTCAGCATGATGGGGCAGTACTTGTTCAACAGCATGAGCAATCTGTTCAAGCATCAGCTGCAGTTTGATCGACGCATCACGGACAAAGCAGAGTTATTGCCTGCAATTTTTGGTAGTTCGATGGTGGACGGTTTTCTCATTGTGTTGCCATTGATGGCCGTGCTCTATGTGATTGCTGTGTTGTCCACCACTTTGGCGGGTGGATTCATTTTTTCACCCCAACTCATCATGCCTAAGTTCAGCAAGCTCAACCCGATGACGGGTTTGGCGCGCATGTTTGGCAAAGATGCACTCGTGAACCTCGGTAAAGCGGTGTTGAAGTTTTTGTTGGTGGGGGCCATTTTGTTGGTGTCAGTCATGAATAACCTCAATGACTTGACCCATATTTCACAGATGGATTTGAATGTCGCCATCAAGTTGGCTGGCACCATCATTGTTGACTCGTGTTTGTGGCTCAGTTTGGGTCTTGTTTTGGTGGCTTTGGTGGATGTGCCACTGCAACGTCATCAACTCAATGAGAAGCTGAAGATGACCAAGCAAGAGGTCAAAGATGAGATGAAGAACTCAGAAGGTAACCCTGAGGTCAAAGGTCAAATTCGACGTCGTCAGCACGAAATCTTGAACAACAAGATGATGAGCAAGGTGAAGGATGCCGACGTGGTCATCACCAACCCCACACACTTTGCTGTGGCCTTGTCCTACGATCCCATGGGTGACGGTGCGCCACTGTTGGTGGCCAAGGGCGAGGACGGCTTAGCAGCACGTATTCGTGAGGAAGCCAAAGAGCACAACGTTTATATTTTTGAGGCGCCTTTGCTGGCTCGCGCCTTATACTTCACGACCAAGCTGGATCATCCGATTCCAGAGGCGCTGTACCACGCTGTTGCGCAGGTCATTGCCTATGTGTTCAGCCTGAACCAGTCTTATGGTCGTGGCCAGGAAGTGGTCAAACCATCGCCCACCATTCCAGACGAAATGAAGTTCGACTCGAATGGTGTTTTGATGAATTCTTAA
- a CDS encoding SPOR domain-containing protein, whose amino-acid sequence MTDIYQSPGDRLRFEILLKSLTEGSINLAVLSDHDMVLDYYGKLFEERLRSKGESHIEWCSSTNSEQLVNKFNEILSEITLDQALEKDKKHAPRRFLLFRDSILMQDFELQLLARLVNGFPAGNISVILLINSVGNYQSKVDAFGKNLVKWEVETEAGEAKQKLTDWVASEPEPEPQQIEPTFHAEPPTLSDEVVPVSKLLNIPAKTAWRVPGFGKKEEPKLVPEPLPAFVPPVVEPQVTPPAPTPAVAALPDTGTSREPSLQAASLPPAPSDAELFKPAPRKSYAGWILLVVLVSLATSGLMYKDLVSQELESLKKYMLKGTPAVPAPEEAASAAAAASAASAEALAAAELAASMAQEAARVASQAQEVASAASAAASEAVAPVASAAVEPVKAASSDSTTKAKAEKEVKADQSANKGKTEANSDDAWVDQLTPNAYVVQLAAMDTQEEMRSFQKSNAVYAKARILRAKHKDTGKRYYILVAGPFENKSQADAFMQSSPLLSKGWLRSSKSMKSQFTKP is encoded by the coding sequence ATGACAGACATTTACCAAAGCCCCGGCGATCGGTTGCGATTTGAAATACTGCTGAAGTCATTGACTGAGGGCAGTATCAATCTTGCCGTGCTGAGCGACCATGACATGGTGCTCGATTACTACGGTAAATTGTTTGAAGAACGCTTGCGCTCCAAAGGCGAGAGTCACATTGAGTGGTGCAGCTCGACGAACTCTGAACAGTTGGTCAATAAGTTCAACGAAATCTTGTCCGAGATCACCCTCGATCAGGCCTTAGAAAAAGACAAGAAGCACGCTCCACGACGCTTTTTGTTGTTCCGCGATTCCATCTTGATGCAAGATTTTGAATTGCAATTGCTGGCCCGTTTAGTGAACGGTTTTCCTGCAGGCAATATCAGCGTCATCTTGTTGATCAACAGTGTTGGCAACTACCAAAGCAAAGTGGACGCATTTGGTAAAAACTTGGTGAAGTGGGAAGTTGAGACAGAAGCAGGTGAAGCCAAACAAAAATTGACAGATTGGGTTGCCTCAGAGCCCGAACCAGAGCCACAGCAAATTGAGCCTACGTTTCATGCCGAGCCTCCCACATTGAGTGATGAGGTGGTACCTGTTTCTAAGTTGCTCAATATCCCCGCCAAAACAGCATGGCGTGTGCCAGGTTTTGGCAAAAAAGAAGAGCCCAAGCTCGTCCCAGAGCCACTGCCAGCATTTGTTCCGCCTGTCGTTGAACCTCAGGTGACGCCCCCAGCGCCAACGCCTGCCGTTGCCGCACTGCCTGATACAGGCACATCGCGTGAGCCCAGTTTGCAAGCGGCGAGTTTGCCGCCAGCTCCCTCGGATGCGGAGTTGTTCAAGCCCGCACCTCGAAAGTCTTATGCAGGCTGGATCCTGCTGGTTGTGTTGGTCTCGCTTGCCACCTCGGGTTTGATGTACAAAGATTTGGTGAGCCAAGAGCTGGAGTCGTTGAAAAAATACATGCTCAAAGGTACGCCAGCCGTGCCTGCGCCCGAAGAGGCGGCCAGCGCAGCCGCTGCCGCTTCTGCAGCAAGCGCCGAAGCTTTGGCCGCGGCTGAGTTGGCAGCATCGATGGCACAAGAAGCTGCTCGTGTGGCCAGTCAAGCTCAAGAGGTGGCGTCTGCTGCGAGTGCAGCAGCTTCTGAGGCTGTTGCACCTGTGGCATCTGCAGCGGTAGAGCCTGTGAAGGCAGCGTCCTCAGATAGCACGACCAAAGCAAAAGCTGAAAAAGAAGTGAAGGCAGATCAATCAGCCAATAAGGGCAAGACTGAAGCCAATTCAGATGATGCATGGGTCGATCAACTGACGCCGAATGCCTATGTGGTGCAGCTCGCAGCCATGGATACCCAAGAGGAAATGCGCAGTTTCCAAAAAAGCAATGCGGTGTATGCCAAGGCCCGCATTTTGCGCGCCAAGCACAAAGACACCGGTAAGCGCTATTACATTTTGGTCGCAGGACCTTTTGAAAACAAATCTCAAGCCGATGCTTTTATGCAATCCAGTCCTTTGCTCAGCAAGGGGTGGTTGCGTAGCAGCAAATCGATGAAAAGCCAATTTACGAAACCTTGA
- a CDS encoding FMN-binding glutamate synthase family protein has product MLDKLNQIYPVRYTAFIASVFLLLVSLLGAGVMGLSGWWPLIFLCLCGVGVYDLQQSHHAILRNYPIIGHLRFMLETIRPEIRQYFLESETEASPFSRAQRTLVYTRAKGQSDKRPFGTQLDVRAIGYEWINHSIAPTHLAGHDFRVKVGGKDCTQPYDISLFNVSAMSFGALSANAIQALNLGAKLGGFAHDTGEGSISRHHRTHGGDLIWEIGSGYFGCRDEHGHFSPERFVENVRSPQVKMVEIKLSQGAKPGHGGVLPGPKVTEEIAEARGVQVGEDCVSPAAHSSFSSPLELMTFIEQLRTLSEGKPVGFKLCIGHPWEWFAIVKAMLETGTRPDFIVVDGAEGGTGAAPLEFSDHMGMPLQEGLRLVHNTLVGAGLRDSIRVGASGKIVSAFDMARALALGADWCNSARGFMFALGCIQAQTCHSGNCPTGVTTQDPTRQLALVVPSKAERVHNFHAHTLEALQELMEASGLKTPHDFTPRHIMRRVSETQTLHLSDLIDTVEANALLKEDLSDLPAVFSDWPLTSATSFAMTRQ; this is encoded by the coding sequence ATGCTGGACAAACTCAATCAGATTTATCCGGTGCGCTACACAGCGTTCATTGCATCGGTTTTTTTATTGCTGGTCTCTCTGTTAGGGGCAGGCGTGATGGGCCTCAGCGGCTGGTGGCCCCTGATCTTTTTATGCCTGTGCGGCGTGGGTGTGTACGACTTGCAGCAATCGCACCATGCGATTTTGCGCAATTACCCCATCATTGGGCACTTGCGCTTCATGCTTGAGACCATTCGCCCCGAAATTCGCCAATACTTTTTAGAGTCGGAAACAGAAGCGTCGCCTTTTTCTCGCGCCCAGCGGACCTTGGTGTACACGCGTGCCAAAGGACAATCTGACAAACGCCCCTTTGGTACACAGCTTGATGTGCGTGCCATTGGCTACGAATGGATCAACCACTCAATTGCGCCCACGCATTTGGCTGGCCATGACTTTCGCGTGAAGGTCGGTGGCAAAGACTGCACCCAACCTTATGACATCAGCCTATTCAACGTTTCGGCCATGAGTTTTGGCGCCTTGAGCGCAAATGCGATTCAAGCATTGAACTTAGGCGCCAAGCTCGGTGGTTTTGCACACGACACGGGTGAAGGCTCTATCTCTCGCCACCACCGCACACACGGCGGAGACCTAATTTGGGAAATTGGCTCTGGCTACTTTGGATGCCGCGACGAGCACGGCCACTTCAGCCCCGAACGTTTTGTGGAAAACGTGCGCTCCCCCCAAGTCAAAATGGTGGAAATCAAACTCAGCCAAGGCGCCAAACCTGGGCACGGTGGTGTGCTGCCTGGCCCTAAGGTGACGGAAGAAATTGCAGAAGCGCGTGGCGTTCAAGTGGGCGAAGATTGCGTCTCTCCAGCCGCCCATAGCAGCTTTAGCAGCCCGCTTGAGTTGATGACATTCATTGAGCAATTGCGCACGTTGAGCGAAGGCAAGCCCGTGGGCTTTAAGCTGTGCATTGGCCATCCTTGGGAATGGTTTGCGATTGTCAAGGCCATGTTGGAAACAGGAACACGCCCCGACTTCATCGTGGTCGATGGTGCCGAAGGTGGCACAGGTGCAGCGCCTCTGGAGTTCTCAGACCACATGGGCATGCCGCTACAAGAGGGCTTACGGTTGGTACACAACACCTTGGTAGGCGCTGGACTGCGTGACAGCATTCGTGTGGGCGCGAGCGGAAAAATCGTGAGCGCGTTTGACATGGCGCGCGCCTTGGCATTAGGTGCCGATTGGTGCAACAGTGCGCGTGGATTCATGTTCGCACTGGGTTGCATTCAAGCCCAAACCTGTCACAGTGGCAATTGCCCCACTGGCGTCACCACCCAAGACCCAACTCGCCAACTGGCGTTGGTAGTGCCTAGCAAGGCTGAGCGCGTGCACAATTTCCATGCGCACACCCTAGAAGCTTTGCAAGAATTGATGGAAGCCTCGGGGCTGAAAACACCTCACGATTTCACGCCACGCCACATCATGCGTCGTGTGAGCGAAACTCAGACCCTGCATTTGTCAGACTTGATCGACACCGTCGAAGCCAATGCGTTGCTCAAGGAAGATCTGAGCGACTTACCTGCCGTGTTCAGCGATTGGCCATTGACATCAGCCACAAGCTTTGCAATGACCCGCCAGTAA
- a CDS encoding ParA family protein: MSTFKILVTSQKGGVGKSTVSANLAAYLRRQGQTVTLIDFDTHGSSSTWLTRAPNIGVVVQHHVLPLDQGGNRPILDARLHLRRAASSSEVVICDLTWTDSIAGELMFEYDLIIVPTSVSEIELAATAGFLSRHRWVFDSAIHTPPTLLVCPTRVQPEQLQSDVFSKQRFPVSFMLAPPVLEAQSAREMFERGYLMDLQDNCGQSFNEFGKAVCAAREMRQSAQGMRQTTSTRVNIPANRSFSTSKVATEGVKRNNLLSNSATLSSQYSILGRHRMQKVRPEDMSNQSAPQTSASPSTQIASMGIPQFLKRMSMGVMNK, encoded by the coding sequence ATGTCAACATTCAAAATTTTGGTCACCAGTCAAAAAGGTGGCGTAGGCAAAAGCACGGTTTCTGCCAACTTAGCGGCTTATTTGCGCCGTCAGGGCCAAACCGTCACCCTGATCGACTTTGACACACACGGCTCCTCCAGCACTTGGTTAACCCGCGCACCCAATATCGGCGTGGTGGTTCAGCACCATGTACTGCCTCTGGATCAAGGCGGCAACCGACCTATCTTGGATGCACGCCTGCATTTGCGTCGCGCCGCCAGCAGCTCCGAGGTGGTCATTTGTGACTTAACTTGGACCGACTCCATTGCAGGCGAACTGATGTTTGAGTACGACTTGATCATCGTCCCCACTTCGGTTTCAGAAATTGAGTTGGCGGCCACGGCAGGCTTTTTGAGCCGGCATCGCTGGGTCTTTGACTCAGCCATTCATACCCCACCCACGTTGTTGGTGTGCCCAACCCGCGTGCAACCTGAACAGTTACAGAGCGATGTTTTCTCAAAGCAACGCTTCCCCGTCAGCTTCATGCTTGCCCCTCCAGTGTTAGAGGCCCAATCAGCGCGTGAGATGTTTGAACGCGGCTATTTGATGGACCTACAAGATAACTGTGGCCAATCGTTCAACGAGTTCGGTAAAGCCGTGTGTGCAGCGCGTGAAATGCGCCAATCGGCCCAAGGCATGCGACAAACAACCAGCACGCGTGTCAATATTCCAGCCAATCGCTCTTTTAGCACATCTAAAGTTGCCACCGAAGGAGTCAAACGCAACAATTTGTTGTCTAATTCAGCTACGCTGTCGAGTCAGTACTCCATCTTGGGGCGTCACCGCATGCAAAAAGTTCGTCCAGAGGACATGTCCAATCAATCGGCGCCTCAGACGAGTGCCTCACCAAGCACGCAAATTGCATCCATGGGGATTCCTCAATTTCTCAAACGCATGTCCATGGGTGTCATGAATAAATGA
- the pal gene encoding peptidoglycan-associated lipoprotein Pal: MSKRLIALLSIVSVALLSACSSTKLDNVSDAKASSSVAAVVADHLNPNSAISKERSVYFGFDQFDIKADQAGVVERQGKYLAANAALKVRIEGNADERGGREYNLALGQKRAEAVARGLKAYGVKDGQVEPVSFGSEKPKAEGHDEAAWAQNRRADVAYTGK, from the coding sequence ATGTCCAAACGTCTCATTGCTCTCTTGTCTATCGTGTCTGTTGCTCTCTTGTCTGCATGTAGCTCAACCAAACTCGACAATGTGTCTGATGCCAAAGCATCTTCTTCTGTCGCAGCTGTTGTAGCAGACCATTTGAACCCCAACAGCGCCATTTCTAAAGAGCGCAGCGTTTACTTTGGCTTCGATCAGTTCGACATCAAGGCAGACCAAGCTGGCGTGGTTGAGCGTCAAGGCAAGTACTTGGCAGCTAACGCTGCGCTGAAAGTTCGCATCGAAGGCAATGCTGACGAGCGCGGTGGCCGCGAATACAACTTGGCTTTGGGCCAAAAGCGTGCTGAAGCTGTGGCGCGTGGTTTGAAGGCTTATGGTGTGAAAGACGGCCAAGTTGAGCCTGTGAGCTTTGGCAGCGAAAAGCCAAAAGCTGAAGGCCATGACGAAGCTGCATGGGCCCAAAACCGCCGCGCAGATGTGGCTTACACGGGTAAGTGA